Proteins from a single region of Abyssalbus ytuae:
- a CDS encoding 4a-hydroxytetrahydrobiopterin dehydratase: MKKLTEAEITERIKELEYWDYIDEVLHTSLDFKNFADAFAMMCRIAFEAERLDHHPEWTNVYNNLSISLTTHSAGGITEKDFELATIIENIIKGE, from the coding sequence ATGAAAAAACTAACTGAAGCTGAAATTACAGAGCGAATAAAGGAACTGGAATATTGGGATTATATTGATGAGGTATTGCATACGTCACTGGATTTTAAAAATTTTGCCGATGCTTTTGCCATGATGTGCCGTATTGCTTTTGAAGCCGAAAGGCTTGATCATCATCCGGAATGGACTAATGTGTATAATAACTTATCAATAAGTTTAACGACTCATTCGGCCGGAGGTATAACCGAAAAAGATTTTGAACTGGCTACAATTATTGAAAACATTATAAAAGGGGAATAA
- a CDS encoding glutaminase, which yields MIDYPTILDEIYLSLKSAVHRGTVASYIPELGKVNGKKFGIHLLTVSGDEYGVGDYKESFSIQSISKVLALTKALNFVGTELWKRVDVEPSGDPFNFLSLLEMERGIPRNPLINAGALVVSDILVSHFTNPKQDFLAFVRELAEDDTICYDEEVAKSEKQTGYRNAAAANLLKSFNNIYNDVDEVLDFYFYQCSISMNCKQLSRTFYNYANGGKGMSGKVFIAPSQAKRINAIMLTCGFYDEAGEFAFEVGLPGKSGVGGGIVALHPGNYCISVWSPGLNKKGNSLLGMQALEMFTTKTGISIF from the coding sequence ATGATTGATTATCCCACAATTCTGGATGAAATATATTTATCATTAAAAAGTGCTGTACATAGGGGGACAGTAGCATCATACATACCTGAATTAGGGAAGGTAAACGGCAAAAAATTCGGTATTCATTTGCTTACCGTGTCCGGTGACGAGTATGGGGTGGGAGATTATAAAGAATCTTTTTCCATACAGAGTATATCTAAAGTTTTAGCTCTTACCAAAGCTTTAAATTTTGTTGGAACTGAATTATGGAAACGGGTAGATGTGGAACCTTCAGGAGATCCTTTTAATTTTCTCTCTCTTTTGGAGATGGAAAGAGGCATTCCACGAAACCCTCTTATAAATGCCGGAGCTTTGGTGGTGAGTGATATTCTGGTTTCTCATTTTACCAATCCGAAGCAGGATTTTTTAGCGTTTGTAAGAGAGCTGGCTGAAGACGATACTATTTGTTATGATGAGGAAGTGGCTAAATCGGAAAAACAGACAGGTTACAGAAATGCAGCCGCTGCAAATCTTTTAAAATCATTTAATAATATTTATAATGATGTAGATGAGGTTCTTGATTTTTATTTCTATCAATGTTCAATTTCAATGAATTGTAAACAATTATCAAGAACATTTTATAATTATGCCAATGGGGGAAAAGGGATGTCGGGCAAAGTTTTTATAGCCCCTTCCCAGGCAAAGAGGATTAATGCTATTATGTTAACTTGCGGCTTTTATGATGAAGCAGGAGAGTTTGCTTTTGAAGTGGGTTTGCCCGGTAAAAGCGGAGTAGGAGGAGGCATAGTGGCATTGCACCCGGGGAATTATTGTATTTCGGTATGGTCTCCGGGCTTAAATAAAAAGGGAAATTCCCTGTTGGGTATGCAGGCATTGGAAATGTTTACTACCAAAACCGGGATTTCAATTTTTTAA
- a CDS encoding sugar nucleotide-binding protein: protein MKRILILGASGFIGGFLYKELCNFYDTYGTYHTGKIYSGNKHYIHFDIENDDVTQILSQLKPNIVISAIRGDFDSQIETHTLLTHYAKQTKCRIIFLSSANVFDAFINYPSYEYDKTLSESRYGRLKIKIENMLMRLPNSNYVIARLPMVFGNGSPRIKELKAFLKEKTAYEVFPNLIMNVTGIDKLVLQIHYIINRNRKGIFHLGSTDLVHHDEFIIELSKKMGFSKPLLKHVYTSNFDRFLAVLPKDNLLPKHLRYTHFDIIEELKT, encoded by the coding sequence TTGAAAAGAATTTTAATATTAGGGGCCAGTGGGTTTATAGGAGGCTTTTTATATAAAGAACTCTGCAATTTTTATGATACTTACGGAACCTACCATACCGGAAAAATATATTCCGGAAACAAACATTATATCCATTTTGATATAGAGAATGACGATGTTACCCAAATTCTTTCTCAATTAAAACCAAATATAGTTATATCAGCCATACGAGGCGATTTTGACTCTCAAATTGAAACCCATACCCTTCTTACTCATTACGCGAAACAAACCAAATGCCGCATTATTTTTTTATCATCAGCCAATGTATTTGATGCTTTTATTAATTATCCCTCTTATGAATATGATAAAACATTATCAGAAAGCAGGTATGGGAGGCTCAAAATAAAAATAGAGAATATGCTCATGCGGCTCCCTAATTCCAATTATGTAATTGCCCGTTTACCTATGGTGTTTGGCAATGGATCGCCCAGGATAAAAGAGTTAAAAGCTTTTTTAAAGGAGAAAACAGCCTACGAAGTTTTTCCAAACCTTATTATGAATGTAACCGGTATTGATAAACTGGTTTTGCAAATACATTATATTATAAACCGGAACCGGAAAGGAATTTTTCACCTCGGAAGTACTGATTTAGTTCATCATGATGAATTTATAATAGAGCTTTCCAAAAAAATGGGATTTTCTAAGCCACTTTTAAAACATGTGTATACTTCTAATTTCGACAGGTTTTTAGCTGTTTTACCTAAAGACAACCTTTTGCCAAAACATTTGAGATATACTCATTTTGATATTATTGAAGAATTAAAAACGTAA